A window of Pyxidicoccus xibeiensis contains these coding sequences:
- a CDS encoding AHH domain-containing protein — protein MRLHRAVVLLLLPLLTGCATARVVRLETDRGEALTFTPRTDEAGPVELEEDEFKEALSEHARARRPPAHPQEAARLLFEMDSRGGTYLFDARTRRVTPLGPGEHVEGEPSEVDLELTRAYLRWCERTGRRGDCLHLLAEGPTVNGDGRYALAMALAQDAVNEEMLDAFKEMADPHAMLAAALWTGTLYLILWTVPEPVSKGLAAVMTATLVVYLGVDTFWGLIAGFRRLVEEADRARTFDELRDAGEQYGKVMGRNAARAFALFATVAIGNTAAGFAGKVPTLPGSAQASMQAGSRAGIVLSAVGEVQAVTVTGEAVTMALASGAVSTTARGMDGAAVGPVDAKGHDHHIATDKWWDSDKNGGPWSPLFQKVFDKAGMSLNDPANIINVKGHKGPHPQEYHQRILNRLTEATEDCRSMRQCREALTSELKRLARQISTPGTELNKLVTRS, from the coding sequence ATGAGACTGCATCGCGCCGTTGTGTTGTTGCTCTTGCCCCTGCTGACCGGCTGCGCCACGGCCCGTGTGGTGCGATTGGAGACGGACCGGGGTGAGGCTCTCACCTTCACCCCTCGCACCGACGAAGCCGGGCCCGTTGAGTTGGAAGAGGACGAATTCAAAGAGGCCCTGTCCGAGCATGCACGAGCCCGGCGGCCTCCGGCGCACCCGCAAGAGGCCGCCCGGCTGCTGTTCGAGATGGACTCGCGTGGGGGAACGTACCTCTTCGATGCGCGCACCCGCCGGGTCACGCCGCTTGGGCCGGGCGAGCACGTGGAGGGGGAGCCCTCCGAAGTGGACTTGGAACTGACGCGCGCTTACCTGCGCTGGTGCGAGCGTACCGGGAGGAGGGGAGATTGCCTGCACTTGCTGGCAGAGGGTCCCACGGTGAACGGGGATGGTCGTTACGCGCTAGCCATGGCGCTCGCCCAAGACGCGGTGAACGAAGAGATGTTGGACGCGTTCAAGGAAATGGCCGACCCACATGCCATGCTGGCGGCGGCGTTGTGGACGGGCACGCTGTATCTAATCTTATGGACGGTGCCCGAGCCGGTGAGCAAGGGCTTGGCTGCTGTCATGACAGCTACCTTGGTTGTCTACCTGGGCGTGGACACGTTCTGGGGCCTGATAGCGGGCTTCCGGCGGCTGGTGGAAGAGGCGGATCGGGCCCGCACCTTTGACGAACTCCGCGACGCTGGTGAGCAGTACGGGAAGGTGATGGGGAGGAACGCGGCGCGCGCATTCGCCCTGTTCGCCACGGTGGCCATCGGGAACACGGCGGCAGGGTTCGCGGGCAAGGTGCCGACGCTGCCCGGCTCGGCGCAAGCATCCATGCAGGCTGGTTCCCGCGCGGGCATCGTGCTGTCCGCCGTGGGCGAAGTGCAGGCTGTGACGGTGACGGGTGAAGCGGTCACCATGGCGCTCGCCTCGGGCGCGGTCTCCACGACGGCGCGGGGTATGGACGGAGCGGCGGTCGGCCCGGTGGACGCGAAGGGCCACGATCACCACATCGCGACGGACAAGTGGTGGGACTCCGATAAGAATGGTGGCCCATGGTCGCCCCTATTCCAAAAGGTTTTCGACAAGGCGGGCATGTCGTTGAACGATCCGGCCAACATCATCAACGTCAAGGGCCATAAGGGGCCGCATCCGCAGGAGTACCATCAACGAATCCTCAACCGTCTGACCGAAGCAACAGAGGATTGCCGCAGCATGCGGCAATGCCGCGAGGCGCTAACATCGGAAC